Part of the Acidimicrobiales bacterium genome, GCCGAGGAACTCCTCGTTGGTGAGCGAGGCTCGCCAGCCGGGCACGGCCTCGAGCTTGTCGAGCGTGCCGCCGGTGTGGCCGAGGCCCCGCCCCGACAGCTGGGGCATGGCCGCGCCGCAGGCGGCGACGAGCGGGGCGAGCACGAGCGACACCTTGTCGCCGACGCCGCCGGTCGAGTGCTTGTCGACCGTCGGCCGGCCGACCGAGGACAGGTCGAGGCGCTCGCCGGACTCGATCATCGTCGCCGTCCACGTCGCCAGCTCCCGCGGGTCGAGCCCCCGCCACACGACGGCCATCAGCAGCGCTGCGGCCTGCTCGTCGGCCACCTCGCCGTCGGTGTAGGCCCGCAGGAACCAGCGGATCTGCTCGTCGGACAGGGCGCCGCCGTCCCGCTTGGCGCGGATGACGTCGACGGCGTTCACTTGGCCGGCAGGTCCTCGGGGCCGAAGGCGCCGGGCAGGAGGACCGAGAGCGTGGTCGGGCCGTCCGGGCCGTCGACCAGCAGCTGCGGACCGCCGTGCTCGTGGAGCAGCTGGCGGCAGCGCCCGCACGGGGTGAGGAACTGGCCGGTGCCGTCCACGCACGTGAACGCCACCAGCCGGCCGCCGCCCCCCGCGTGCAGCGCCGACACCAGCCCGCACTCCGCGCACAGGGTCAGCCCGTAGGACGCGTTCTCGACGTTGCAGCCGGCCACCACGCGGCCGTCGTCGACCAGCGCGGCGCAGCCGACCGACAGGCGGGAGTAGGGGACGTAGGCCCGGCTGGCGGCCGAGCGGGCCACCTGGCGGAGCGAGCCCCAGTCGACGTCGGTGGCCACCGGCTCAGCCCTTCTCGTAGGGGATGCCGTCGGCGGCGGGCGGCCGGGCCCGGCCGACGAGGCCGGCGACGACGAGGATCGTCACCAGGTACGGCGCCATCAGCAGGAACTCCGACGGGATGGGCGTGTCGAGGATGGCGAGCTTGGTCTGGAGCGACTCGGCGAAGCCGAACACGAGGGCGGCGGCGAGCGCGCCGGCCGGGTGCCAGCGGCCGAAGATCAGCGCGGCGAGGGCGATGAACCCGCGGCCGGCGGTCATGTTCTCGTCGAAGCGCCCGACCGAGCCGAGCGTGAAGAACGAGCCGGCCAGCCCCGCCACCGCGCCGCCCATGACCACGCTGCGGTAGCGGGTGCGCAGCACGTCGATGCCGACCGTGTCGGCCGCCCGCGGGTGCTCGCCGACGGCCCGCACCCGCAGCCCCCAGCGGGTCCGGTACAGGGCGAACGTGATGACGGCGACGAGGGCCAGCATCAGGTACACGAAGATGTTGGCGCTGAAGAACAGCGGCCCGAGGATGGGCACGTCCGACAGCAGCGGGATGCTGATCCCGCCGAACACCCCCGGGTTGTTCAGCTCCTGGTACTCCGTCAGCACGCGCGCCGACAGGTAGCTCGTGATGCCGAGGGCGAAGATGTTGAGGACGGTGCCGCCGACGATCTGGTCGACCCGGTAGCGGATCGACAGCAGGCCGAGCACCAGCCCGAGCAGCGCGCCGATCAGGATCCCGCCGGCCAGGCCCACGTACAGGTTGTCGGCCGCGCTGCCGACCAGCGCGCCGGTGAAGGCGGCGGTCAGCATCATCCCCTCGATGGCGATGTTGATCACGCCGGCCCGCTCGCACAGCACGCCCGACATCGCCCCGAGCGTGAGCGGCGTGGCCCGCAGCACGGTGCTCTCGAGCATGCCGAGGAGGCTGAACGACGTGCCCCTGGCCGCCCAGGCGAGGAACGCGAACACGAACAGCACGATGACGACGCCGAGCACGAGGTAGGCCCGGCGGCCGAACCCCCTCGCCAGCTGCACGCCGCCGATCGCCGCGCACACGAGCCCGAGCACGTAGCCGGTGGCCCGGCTCGGCACGGTGAGGTCGGGGATGGAGATGGCGGGGTCACGCGGGTTCAGGCCGAACGTCGACTCCTGCCCGGCCCCCGAGCCGGCGCCGAACAGCACGATCATCGCCCCGCCGAGGGCGACGAGGAGCACGCCGATCGTCACCCGCCGGCGCTGGCTCATGCGCTTCGGCGTGGTCGGGGCGTCCTTGGTCGGGCGGCGGTCGGCGCCCTTGGCCGGTGCGGTGGTGGCGGTGGTCATCAGGCCCCCCAGCCGGTGGCGAAGCGCTGGTCGCCCGCCACTCGGTCGGCCTTGATCCGGTAGACGGCCCGGATCAGCGACGGCGCGGCGACGAACACGATGATCAGCGCCTGGATGACGACGATGATGTCGACCGGGGTCGACGTCGCCGCCTGCATGCCCACCGACCCGGCCCGCAGCACCCCGAACAGCAGGGCGGCGCCGACGACGCCGAGCGGGTTGGACCGCCCGAGCAGGGCGAGGGCGATGGCGTCGAACCCGACGCCGCTGAACCCGCCGGTGAGGGTGTGCTCCACGCCGAGCAGCTGGGCCGTCCCGCCGAGCCCGCACA contains:
- a CDS encoding cytidine deaminase, giving the protein MATDVDWGSLRQVARSAASRAYVPYSRLSVGCAALVDDGRVVAGCNVENASYGLTLCAECGLVSALHAGGGGRLVAFTCVDGTGQFLTPCGRCRQLLHEHGGPQLLVDGPDGPTTLSVLLPGAFGPEDLPAK
- a CDS encoding ABC transporter permease, producing MTTATTAPAKGADRRPTKDAPTTPKRMSQRRRVTIGVLLVALGGAMIVLFGAGSGAGQESTFGLNPRDPAISIPDLTVPSRATGYVLGLVCAAIGGVQLARGFGRRAYLVLGVVIVLFVFAFLAWAARGTSFSLLGMLESTVLRATPLTLGAMSGVLCERAGVINIAIEGMMLTAAFTGALVGSAADNLYVGLAGGILIGALLGLVLGLLSIRYRVDQIVGGTVLNIFALGITSYLSARVLTEYQELNNPGVFGGISIPLLSDVPILGPLFFSANIFVYLMLALVAVITFALYRTRWGLRVRAVGEHPRAADTVGIDVLRTRYRSVVMGGAVAGLAGSFFTLGSVGRFDENMTAGRGFIALAALIFGRWHPAGALAAALVFGFAESLQTKLAILDTPIPSEFLLMAPYLVTILVVAGLVGRARPPAADGIPYEKG